A genomic window from Cucumis melo cultivar AY chromosome 8, USDA_Cmelo_AY_1.0, whole genome shotgun sequence includes:
- the LOC103484884 gene encoding homeobox-leucine zipper protein HAT22-like, which produces MGFDDLSNTSLLLGLGLTLPSNPPHLISQKPKKPLDLLCFPPPESEPSLTLGLSTVDTYPSETPDLSRQPSPHSAISSFSGSRVKRERDVSGEEIEEEKASSRVSDEDEDGSNARKKLRLTKEQSALLEESFKLHSTLNPKQKQALARELNLRPRQVEVWFQNRRARTKLKQTEVDCEFLKRCCETLTDENRRLQKELQELKALKLAQPLFMQMPAATLTMCPSCERIGGGAATVNGDGNSKGPFSMATKPRFYKAFTKPSAAC; this is translated from the exons ATGGGTTTTGATGATCTTTCTAATACAAGCCTTCTTCTTGGTTTGGGATTAACACTTCCCTCTAATCCTCCTCATCTAATTTCTCAAAAGCCCAAGAAGCCACTCGATTTGCTCTGTTTTCCCCCTCCTGAATCCGAGCCCTCCTTAACTTTGGGGCTTTCCACCGTCGATACCTACCCTTCTGAAACCCCTGATTTGTCTCGCCAACCCTCGCCTCACAGTGCGATTTCTTCCTTCTCCGGCAGCAGGGTCAAACGCGAAAGAGACGTTTCCGGTGAAGAGATTGAAGAGGAGAAAGCTTCTTCTCGTGTCAgcgatgaagatgaagatggttCTAATGCTAGAAAAAAACTTAGGCTAACTAAAGAACAATCTGCCCTTTTGGAGGAGAGCTTTAAACTTCACAGTACTCTTAACCCT AAGCAAAAGCAAGCCTTAGCCAGAGAGTTAAATCTCCGGCCTCGACAAGTTGAAGTTTGGTTCCAGAATAGGAGAGCcag GACAAAGCTTAAGCAAACAGAAGTAGATTGCGAGTTTCTAAAGAGATGCTGCGAAACGCTAACGGACGAAAACAGGAGGCTACAAAAAGAGCTACAAGAACTGAAAGCCTTGAAACTAGCACAGCCTCTGTTCATGCAAATGCCGGCGGCGACACTCACTATGTGCCCGTCTTGTGAGCGGATCGGCGGTGGCGCCGCCACGGTTAACGGCGACGGAAACTCTAAGGGCCCATTCTCGATGGCTACCAAGCCCCGGTTCTACAAAGCCTTCACCAAGCCTTCGGCTGCTTGCTAG
- the LOC103484888 gene encoding uncharacterized protein LOC103484888, protein MFRSSPRRSQRSKGFKVKHALQIFILLGVCVWLVYQVQHSRGKKATFNESTKLDEVVKLGRKDLHPRVDENIIRDESHREDEEETRSELEKGMSGSDNEEKVGGNDEFHNQEEVQEETENKDFVVDIEKEREENSEVRKETEIEENKEIESENKGNEEIKENDKENGEIQKSQSDENGEEGRGGGIEENVNEESKGQGNQEVNGNEESKGQENEDVNGNEESKVLENQGVNGNEESKEQENQGVNGNEESKEQENQDVNANEESKDQGVTGNEESKEQENQDVNANEESKGQENPEVNGNEESKVQENQDVNGNEESKGQENQDVNGNEESKGQENQDVNGNEQSKVQENQDVNGTEERKVQENQDINGNEENKVQGNQDVNGNDESKGQGNQDVNGSEESRGLENQEVNGNEETKGLENSEVNGNEESRGQENQEVNGNEESKGQENQEGNGNEESKGQENQEENEGKDKVNEMPTEDRKENDNEERSLSKESGTEEKNEENKENENQEERGIEETDKKDSNNAGEREKESGDNEKEETKEKYREDVNVETKEGISETKEGSKDTMENNGNENKEENKENETVKKEEQKEVSIKSVIPAEEQVQDGNDRSNNDAREAQYKGDNASSAVHEDQNTATGNGQDGFAKLNEVESVENKENYESQHKDVQTSREAVDSDKYESVQNGSEAEKSGNNQSEVPAEVTNNNEEQPASKENDQHQDDSATSNEKTSETVEENSNLDLANPTLSSEQKNSSPSHSTSTDNIETSNEASQELNTSEPDQSDRQVSHNENENAVHSNSNDDSSGQKNDHDNPSDVSNSQENDASSSTTEGAGAGRHDNENVDQSNGNYNDHPKENFDSHNEGVIFSDTNSSEDQGNTGDSSGSSLPQEEKDTRTDLDTLPESRTEGNNKDETATE, encoded by the coding sequence ATGTTCAGATCATCCCCTCGAAGGAGTCAGAGATCCAAAGGCTTTAAGGTAAAGCATGCTctacaaatctttattttgctTGGGGTTTGCGTCTGGCTCGTTTACCAAGTTCAGCATTCTCGTGGTAAGAAAGCTACTTTCAATGAGAGCACAAAACTTGATGAGGTTGTGAAATTAGGGAGGAAAGACCTCCATCCGAGAGTTGATGAAAACATCATAAGAGATGAGAGCCACAGAGAGGATGAAGAAGAAACCAGGAGTGAACTGGAAAAGGGTATGTCTGGGAGTGATAATGAAGAAAAGGTGGGTGGGAACGATGAATTTCACAATCAAGAAGAAGTTCAGGAGGAGACTGAGAATAAAGATTTTGTGGTGGATatagagaaagagagagaggagaACAGTGAGGTTAGGAAAGAAACAGAAATTGAAGAGAACAAAGAAATCGAAAGCGAAAACAAAGGAAATGAAGAGATTAAAGAGAATGATAAGGAAAATGGGGAGATTCAAAAGAGTCAGAGTGATGAGAATGGAGAGGAGGGTAGAGGGGGAGGGATTGAAGAGAATGTAAATGAAGAAAGCAAAGGACAAGGCAATCAAGAAGTGAATGGAAACGAAGAAAGCAAAGGACAGGAAAATGAAGATGTGAATGGAAACGAAGAAAGCAAAGTGCTGGAAAATCAAGGCGTAAATGGAAACGAAGAAAGCAAAGAGCAGGAAAATCAAGGCGTAAATGGAAATGAAGAAAGCAAAGAGCAGGAAAATCAGGATGTCAATGCAAACGAAGAAAGCAAAGATCAAGGCGTAACTGGAAACGAAGAAAGCAAAGAGCAGGAAAATCAAGATGTCAATGCAAACGAAGAAAGCAAAGGACAGGAAAACCCAGAGGTGAATGGAAACGAAGAAAGCAAAGTGCAAGAAAATCAAGACGTAAATGGAAACGAAGAAAGCAAAGGGCAGGAAAATCAAGATGTAAACGGAAACGAAGAAAGCAAAGGGCAGGAAAATCAAGATGTAAACGGAAACGAACAAAGCAAAGTACAGGAAAATCAAGATGTAAATGGAACTGAAGAAAGAAAAGTACAAGAAAATCAAGACATTAATGGAAACGAAGAAAACAAAGTACAGGGAAATCAAGACGTAAATGGAAATGACGAAAGCAAAGGGCAGGGAAATCAAGACGTGAATGGAAGTGAAGAAAGCAGAGGACTGGAAAATCAAGAGGTGAATGGAAACGAAGAAACTAAAGGACTGGAGAATTCAGAGGTGAATGGAAATGAAGAAAGCAGAGGACAGGAGAATCAAGAAGTGAATGGAAATGAAGAAAGCAAGGGACAGGAGAATCAAGAAGGGAATGGAAATGAAGAAAGCAAAGGACAGGAGAATCAAGAAGAAAATGAAGGTAAAGATAAGGTAAATGAGATGCCGACCGAAGACAGAAAGGAAAATGATAACGAGGAGAGAAGCCTGAGTAAAGAGAGTGGAACGGAGGAGAAGAatgaagaaaacaaagaaaatgaaaatcaagAGGAGAGGGGAATTGAAGAGACAGATAAAAAAGATAGCAACAATGCAGGAGAAAGAGAGAAGGAGAGTGGTGACAATGAGAAGGAAGAGACCAAGGAGAAGTACAGAGAAGATGTTAATGTAGAAACCAAAGAGGGTATCAGTGAGACTAAGGAAGGTTCCAAGGATACCATGGAAAACAACGGTAACGAGAACAAGGAGGAGAACAAAGAAAACGAGACAGTTAAGAAGGAAGAACAGAAGGAAGTTAGTATTAAGAGTGTAATTCCAGCTGAAGAACAGGTTCAAGATGGGAATGACAGGAGTAATAACGATGCAAGAGAAGCACAATACAAAGGGGATAATGCTTCCAGTGCTGTACACGAAGATCAAAACACAGCCACTGGAAATGGGCAGGATGGTTTTGCAAAACTAAATGAGGTAGAGTCGgttgaaaataaagaaaactatGAGTCTCAGCATAAGGATGTACAGACAAGTCGCGAAGCTGTTGATTCTGATAAATATGAGTCAGTCCAAAATGGAAGCGAAGCAGAAAAAAGTGGGAACAACCAATCTGAGGTACCGGCAGAAGTGACTAATAACAATGAAGAGCAACCAGCGTCCAAGGAGAATGACCAGCACCAGGATGATTCAGCTACTTCTAACGAGAAAACTTCTGAAACAGTTGAAGAAAACAGCAATCTTGATCTAGCTAACCCCACTCTCAGCAGTGAACAAAAAAATTCAAGTCCATCACATTCAACTTCCACTGACAATATAGAAACTTCAAATGAAGCATCCCAAGAGTTGAATACTTCTGAGCCCGATCAATCAGATAGACAAGTGAGCCacaatgaaaatgaaaatgctGTTCATAGCAACTCAAATGATGATTCTTCAGGTCAAAAGAATGACCATGATAATCCTTCAGATGTGTCAAACTCCCAAGAGAATGATGCATCCTCAAGCACTACTGAAGGTGCTGGTGCTGGACGGCATGACAATGAGAACGTTGATCAAAGCAATGGTAATTATAACGATCACCCGAAAGAAAATTTTGATTCCCACAATGAGGGTGTCATATTTTCTGATACAAACAGCAGTGAGGATCAGGGTAATACTGGTGATTCTTCAGGGTCTTCTTTACCTCAGGAGGAGAAGGATACTCGCACAGATTTGGATACCTTACCCGAAAGCAGAACAGAAGGGAATAACAAGGATGAAACAGCCACAGAGTGA
- the LOC103484886 gene encoding EPIDERMAL PATTERNING FACTOR-like protein 2: protein MGCECINNGVIGRRSRIILCPIVSLLFFLILVSTQMRFMAEGRFISRNGKTVNNSEDKMVLRGQIGSRPPKCERRCSWCGHCEAIQVPANPQKSGTKNSSTMKNIAYARDEASNYKPMSWKCKCGSLIFNP from the exons atggggTGTGAGTGTATCAACAATGGCGTCATTGGCCGGCGCAGCAGAATAATCTTATGTCCGATtgtttctcttctcttttttctgATTTTGGTATCGACCCAGATGAGATTCATGGCTGAAG GAAGATTTATTTCAAGGAACGGCAAG ACAGTGAATAATAGTGAAGATAAAATGGTATTAAGAGGACAAATTGGGTCAAGACCACCAAAATGTGAGAGAAGATGTAGCTGGTGTGGTCATTGTGAAGCCATCCAAGTTCCAGCAAATCCACAAAAATCAGGAACTAAAAACTCCTCAACAATGAAGAACATAGCTTATGCTAGAGATGAAGCTTCCAATTACAAGCCTATGAGCTGGAAATGCAAATGTGGGAGCTTAATCTTCAATCCTTAA
- the LOC103484889 gene encoding cysteine desulfurase, mitochondrial — protein MASKILASCLRRTLTNSSPPISRFRPISTAAAVAASPSEPHEDETGISMKGVKISGRPLYLDMQATSPVDPRVLDAMLPYYISRYGNPHSRTHLYGWESDHAVETARSQVAALIGASPKEIVFTSGATESNNISIKGVMHFYREKKRHLITTQTEHKCVLDSCRHLQQEGFEITYLPVGSDGIVDLEKLRSAIRPDTGLVSVMAVNNEIGVIQPVEEIGKICKEFNVPFHTDAAQALGKIPIDVEKWNVSLMSLSGHKIYGPKGIGALYMRRRPRIRVEPQMNGGGQERGIRSGTVPTPLVVGMGAACELAMKEMEYDDKRITALQERLLNGINAKLEGVVVNGSMEKRYPGNLNLSFAYVEGESLLMGLKDVAVSSGSACTSASLEPSYVLRALGVDEDMAHTSIRFGIGRFTTEAEIDRAVELTVHQVEKLREMSPLYEMVKEGINIKEIQWAQH, from the coding sequence ATGGCTTCCAAGATTCTTGCTTCCTGTTTACGCCGAACCCTCACAAATTCCTCTCCCCCCATCTCGCGCTTCCGGCCTATCTCCACCGCTGCTGCTGTCGCCGCTTCTCCGTCGGAACCCCATGAGGATGAAACTGGGATTTCTATGAAAGGTGTTAAAATATCTGGACGACCGCTTTATCTTGATATGCAAGCTACATCCCCTGTTGATCCTCGGGTGTTAGACGCCATGCTTCCTTATTATATTTCGCGCTATGGTAATCCACACTCTCGTACGCATCTTTATGGTTGGGAATCGGACCATGCCGTTGAGACGGCTCGTTCCCAAGTTGCTGCTCTTATCGGTGCCTCGCCTAAGGAGATTGTTTTTACCTCTGGAGCTACTGAGTCCAATAACATATCAATCAAGGGGGTTATGCATTTCtatagagagaagaaaaggCACTTGATTACCACTCAGACCGAGCACAAGTGCGTTCTTGATTCTTGCAGACATTTGCAGCAGGAAGGTTTTGAGATTACCTATTTACCGGTTGGGTCCGATGGAATTGTTGATTTAGAAAAGCTCCGTTCTGCGATTAGACCCGACACTGGCCTTGTTTCGGTCATGGCGGTTAATAACGAAATTGGTGTCATTCAGCCTGTAGAAGAAATTGGGAAAATTTGCAAAGAATTCAATGTTCCTTTCCATACTGATGCGGCTCAGGCTCTTGGGAAGATTCCGATTGATGTGGAGAAGTGGAATGTGAGCTTGATGTCCTTGAGTGGACATAAGATTTATGGACCGAAGGGTATTGGGGCTTTGTATATGCGGAGGAGGCCGAGGATTCGAGTTGAGCCCCAAATGAATGGAGGAGGACAAGAGAGGGGTATAAGGAGTGGGACTGTGCCAACCCCATTGGTCGTGGGAATGGGCGCAGCCTGTGAGCTTGCGATGAAGGAAATGGAATATGATGATAAGCGAATTACTGCACTGCAGGAACGGCTCTTAAATGGTATAAATGCGAAGCTTGAGGGAGTTGTGGTGAATGGTAGCATGGAGAAGCGGTATCCTGGTAATCTGAATTTGTCATTTGCGTATGTTGAAGGTGAAAGCTTGCTTATGGGATTGAAGGATGTGGCTGTTTCGAGCGGAAGTGCATGCACCAGCGCCAGTTTGGAGCCTTCATATGTGTTGAGGGCGTTGGGAGTGGATGAGGACATGGCTCACACTTCAATCAGGTTTGGCATTGGGAGATTCACCACGGAGGCTGAGATCGATCGAGCAGTTGAGTTGACAGTCCATCAGGTGGAAAAGTTGAGGGAAATGAGTCCCCTTTATGAGATGGTAAAGGAGGGGATAAACATCAAGGAGATCCAATGGGCCCAACACTGA